Part of the Leifsonia soli genome is shown below.
TCTTCATGAAGACCGTGCTGGAGAAGCGAGCCGATGCGGTCGCCATCGCGGTCACGGACCCGTCCGTCGCCCTGGCCAGGATCGCCGAGTTCGAACCGGACCTCGTCATCACCGACATCGAGATGCCCGGCATCACCGGCCTCGACCTGCTCAAGGAGCTCCGCGCCGAGTATCCGGGGATGCCGGTCGTCGTGATGACCGCGCACGTCTCGGTCGACTACGCGGTCTCCGCACTCCGGGCGCAGGCCGACGAGTTCCTGAGCAAGCCCGTCGCGTCGGCTGAGCTGGTCGCGATCGTGAACCGGCTCGCCGCCGAGGGGCGGATCAAGCGCGCTGCCGCCCGCCGCCAGGTGGTGCTCGCCGTCGGCGCGCACCCGGACGACGTCGAGATCGGCGTCGGCGGCATCCTCGCCGCCCACCGCGATGCGGGGAACGAGGTCGTCATCCTGACCCTGTCGCGGGGCGCCCGCGGCGGGGACGCCAACGACCGCCAGCACGAGTCCCTCGCGTCCGCCGAACTGCTGGGCGCCCGGCTGTTCCTCGAAGACCTCGAGGACACCCACATCTCGGCGGCCGACCCGACGGTCGGGATCATCGAGCGCGTCGTCGCCGAGATCCAGCCGGACATCGTCTACACGCACTCGTCCCACGACCGGCACCAGGACCACCGGGCGGTGCACGCCGCGACCAACGTCGCCACCCGTTCCGTGCGCACCGTGTGCTGCTACCAGAGCCCGTCCGCCACCATCGACTTCCGGCCCACCCGCTTCGTCCCGATCGACGGGTTCACCGACACCAAGCTCCAGCTCCTCGACTGCTTCCGCTCGCAGACCGAATTGCGCGGCTACCTCGAGCCCGACTTCGTGCTCGCGACGGCCCGCTACTGGTCGCGCTTCGGCGGCGGAAAGAACTGCGAGCCCCTCGAGGTGATGCGCGACACCGCCGACATCTCGGTGCCTGCCTCCGCCATCCACTCCGACGCCCGCATCGCCGGGAACCGACTGAACAGGACCGCTGAATGACCGATTCCCCCCGTACCCGCGTCCTGGTGACGGGAGCAGGCGGCCCCGCCGGCGTCGCGGTGATCCGCTCGCTGCTCGCCCGGGACGACGTCGACGTCTACGCCGCCGACATGGACGGATGGGCCAGCGGTCTGTACCTGGTGGAGGAGGGGCGCAGGCGGATCGTGCCGCCCGGGCGGTCGGACGGCTTCGTCGACGCGCTCATCGCGATGAGCCGGGCCGACGGCATCGACGTGCTCTTCTCGACGGTCGACGTCGAGCTCCCCGGGCTCGCCGCTCGCCGCGACGAGCTGGAGGCGGTCGGGACGAAGCTGGCCGCGCCGTCGCACGACACGCTGGTCACCTGCCTCGACAAGTTCGCCCTGGTCCAGCGGGTCGGCGACCAGGCGCGCGTCCCGGTCACGCGGCTGCTGAACGCGGAGGGGATCGGCGCCGACTGGACCTTCCCGGTCATCATCAAGCCGCGCAGCGGCGCCGGATCCCGCGGTGTCCGTCTCATCGCGGACCGCGGCACCCTGGAGGCGCTCGGCACCGACGAGAGCATCATCATCCAGGAGAACCTGCCGGGCGAGGAGTTCTCCGTCGACGTGCTCGCCGGGCTCGACGGCGGCGTCATCGCGGCGGTCCCGCGGTCGCGGGAGCGGGTCGACTCCGGCGTCTCGATCGCCGGGCGCACGGTACGGCGGCCGGAGCTCTCGGACACCGCGGCCGCGGTGGCCCGCGCGATCGGTCTGACCGGCGTCGCGAACGTGCAGCTGCGCTACAGCTCCGAGGGAACCCCGGCGCTCCTCGAGGTGAATCCGCGCTTCCCCGGTGCCATGCCGCTGACGATCGCGGCGGGCGTCGACATGCCGTCCCTCCTGCTCGACCTGGTGCTCGGCCGGCCCGTGCCGTCGGCGGTCGACTTCGAGGAGCTCGCGAACGTGCGCTTCCTGGAGGACGTCTTCCTGGCCCCCGCCGACGTGCTCGTCTCCGAGAACGCGGCGCACGCGGAGGGCCTGGAGGAGTGAGCGGGACGGAGGCGGGCCGGCTGCCCGCTCTGCTCCACGGCGACTTCCACGTCCACTCGACGTTCTCGGACGACGCCCGCAGCACGCTCGCGGAGAACATCGCCGCCGCGTCCGCTGTCGGGCTCCGGACCATCCGCCTCACCGACCACGTGCGCGCCTCGACCGCCTGGGTGCCGGAATTCCTCTCCGCCGTCGCGGCGGAGCCGGTGCCCGACGGGCTGACCGTCCTGACCGGGGTGGAGGCCAAGCTGCTGCACGCGTCCGGCGCCGTCGACACTCCTTCCGGGCTGGTCGTCGGGCCCGGGGGCGTCGATGCGGTCGTGATCGGCGACCACCAGTTCCCGGGGACCGACGGCCCGTGGTCGCCCACCGCGACGCGCGAGCGGCTCGATGCCGGCCTGGCGGTCGACGATGCGCTCGACCTGCTCATCGAGGGCAGCATCCGCGCCATGGAGCGCACGCCGCACGCGCAGCTGGCGCACTGGTTCTCGATCCTGCCGAAGGTCGGCCTCGACGAGGCTCGGCTCGGCGAGGAGCGCCTCCTGGCCTGGGCCCAGGCCGCCGCGGCGACCGGGACCATCGTCGAAGTCAACGAGAAGTGGAACTGCCCGGGCCCGGACGCCATCGCGGCGCTGCTGGACGCCGGCGCCCGCATCGTCGCCTCCACCGACAGCCATGTCGCCACGGACGTGGGACGCTACGAGCGCGTCCCCGCCCTGCTCGCCGAGGCCGCGGATCGAGCGGTCGCAGAACGGCCGGCCGCAGAACGGCCGGCCGCAGAACGGCCGGCCGCAGAACGTGAGGACGCACGGTGAACACTGCCCGACACTCCGCAGAACCGCCCTCCGAACTCCCCGAAGAGCTTCGCGAGCGCATCCAGGACGAACTGGAGCGCGACCGCCGCTGGGAGTACCGCCTCCCCGTCTATGGCGGCATCGCCCTCCTGGTCCTCGCCGCGATCGTGGTCGTCCGGACGGTGTTCCTCCATGTCTGAACGCCAGAAGCGCGTCGTGATCGCGGACGACGACGACGACATCCGCGGCCTGATGACCATCGCCGCCAACCGTGCAGGGGTGGAGATCGTCGCGGCCGTGGACAACGGCTCCGCCGCCCTCGCGGCCGTCCAGGCGGGCGGGATCGACCTCGCGGTCCTCGACATCTCGATGCCCGGGCTCAACGGCGTGGAGGTGGCCGAGGCGATCCGCGCGGACGACCTCACCCGCTCGACGCTCATCCTGATGGTGTCCGCGTCCGTCCAGCTGCTCACCGACCACGGGGTCGTCGCCGACCGGTCGGACAGCTTCATCGTCAAGCCGTTCAGCCCGCGGGTTCTGTCGACCCGCATCCGGGAGATGCTCGATCTGGAGGAGCCGGCATGACCCTCGACCGCTGGCTCAGCCGGCTGCCGCTCGACTCGCCGTCCGCCTTCATGAAGCAGGTGCCGACAATCGTCGGCTTCGGGATCGCCGTGGTGATCGCCGTGCTGCCGAACGGCGTGCCGATCACCAACACCTCCGAGTTCGTGGCCGGTGTCGTGCTCGTGGCCGTCGCGTCGGTCCTTTCGCTCGTGGTGCCCTGGCGACGGTTCGCGCCGGAGTGGGCCGTGGTCGTGCCGACGCTGTCCCTGCTCGCGGTCGGGCTGCTCCGGCTCGGGACGGGGTCGTCGGCGTCGCCGTTCGTCGTTCTGACCCTGCTTCCGTTCGTCTGGATCGCCTCCGAGGAGGGGCGGATCAACATCGTGATCGCGTCGCTCACGACCTTCGTCGTCCTCCTGGCGCCCCTGGTGGTCGACGGGGCCACGCGGTCCGTCGGCGACGTCGTCCGGGCGTTCTTCTCCCCGGTGATCTACCTGATCGTCGCCATCGTGATCAACGAGCTCGCCCACCGGATGCGGGTCCAGCTCGCTGCGGCGCGGGAGGCGGGCGAGCGGCAGGAGACACTGCTGGCGCAGGCGGTCACCGCGCAGGACGAGCTGGTGCTCAACGAGGCGCGGCTGAAGACGGCGAACCGCCTCATCCAGAGCATCTGGAACGCGGTGACCGAGCAGTCGGTCATCGGCACCGACCTGGACGGCCTCATCGATGTGTGGAACCCCGGCGCCGAGAAGATGCTCGGCCTGACCGAGAAGCAGGTTCTCGACGGCAGGCACCACATCACCGACTTCCACCTCCCGTCGGAGCTGGCGGAGCGGCTGCAGGACATGGATGCGCGGTTCACGACGGTCGCGACCACCGACGAGTTCTCCGCCCTGGTGGACACGGTCCGTGCCGGCTCCGCCGACGTCCGCGACTGGACGTACGTGCGCCCGGACGGCAAGCGTGTCGTCGTGCAGGTGGCGGCGACCCCGCGCCTCGACGAGAACGGCCACCGGGTCGGGTTCATCTTCGTGGCGACGGACATGACGGAGGCGCGCGAGTTCGCCCGCCTCAAGGACGAGTTCGTCGGCCTCATCTCGCACGAGCTGCGGACGCCGCTCAGCTCGATCCTCGGGTATCTGGAGCTGCTGCGCGACGACGACGAGGATCCGCTGTCGGAGGAGCAGCTGCAATACCTGGCGGTCGCCGAGCGCAACGCGCACCGGCTGCTCCGCCTCGTCGGCGACCTGCTGTTCACCGCGCAGGTGGAGTCCGGACGCTTCCCGCTCGACATCAAGGACGTCGAGCTCAGCAGCGTCGTGTCCGCGTCGGTGGAGTCGGCCCGCCCGGCCGCCGCCAACGCCGGGGTGACGCTCGTCGCCGAGGTGCCCGATCACACGGTGGCCGTGCGCGGGGACACCCTGCGGCTCGGTCAGGCGGTCGACAACCTGGTCTCGAACGCGCTCAAGTTCACGCCCTCCGGCGGCACCGTCACGGTGGCTCTGCGCTCGGACGGCTCCCAGGCCGTGATCGCCGTGACCGACACCGGCATCGGTATCCCGGCCGTCGAGCTCAGCCAGCTCTCGCAGCGCTTCTTCCGCGCATCCACCGCGACCCGCAACGCGGTGCCGGGCGTCGGGCTCGGCCTCACCATCACGAAGGCGATCGTGACCGCCCACGGCGGCCGCCTCGACATCGCCAGCGAGGAGGGGGTGGGCACCTCGATCAGCATCGTCCTGCCCGTCGAGACGCCGGCGGCCGTGACCGGCGCCATCCCGCGTGTGGAGGTGACGCCGTGACCGACCGGCCGGCAGAGCTCACGATCGACGACAGCACGATCGCCGTCGCCGTCGCCGTCGCCCAGTTCGCACCAGGAGACGACCGGGTGCGCAACCGGGACACGGCGACCGGGCTGATCGCCGTCGCCGCCTCCCGCGGCGCCCGCCTCGTCGTCCTGCCCGAGTACGCCTCCTACTTCACCGATCCGCTCGGGCCGTCGTTCGCCCGCAACGCCGAGCCGCTCGACGGCGAGTTCGTCGGGGCGCTGACCGCTGCGGCACGCGAGCACGGGCTGTTCGTGGTGGCGGGGCTCGTCGAGCGCACGGACCAGTCGCATCGGTTCTCGAACACCCTCGTCGCGGTGGGGCCGTCCGGCGACGTGCTGGCGACCTACCGCAAGCAGCACCTCTACGACGCGTTCGGTGCGAAGGAGTCGGACTGGGTCGTGCCCGGCGAGCTGGACGAGCCGCAGACGTTCGCGGTGGACGGCGTGACCGTCGGCCTGCAGACGTGCTACGACCTGCGCTTCCCGGAGGTGACGCGGCGCCTGGCCGACGCGGGCGCCCAGCTGGTGGCGGTGCCCGCCGAGTGGGTGCGCGGTCCGCTGAAGGAGTTCCACTGGTCGACGCTGCTCGCGGCGCGCGCCATCGAGAACACCCTGTACGTCGCGGCGGCGGACCATCCGCCGTCGATCGGCGTCGGCTCGAGTGCGATCCTCGATCCGATGGGCGTCACCCTGGCCGGTCTCGGCGACACCACCGGTGTCGCCGTCGCGGAGGTGTCGACCGCACGGGTGCGCGAGGTGCGGGAGCGCAACCCCGCCCTCGCTCTCCGCCGTTACCGGGTGACGCCGCTCTGATGGCGACGACGCACGACTTCTTCCTCGTCGGCGACCCGGAGCAGGGCCGCGGCATCGTCGTCGACGCCCTGCGCGCGCAAGGCTTCGCGGTGACGCCCGCGCCCGACGGTGCGTTCGCCGTGCAGCGGGGGAGCACCGCCATGACCGTGCTCTTCGGCGGTCTGTCCGGGTCGCAGCTGCGGATCACCTTCCTGCTGCGCTTCCTGACCGATCAGCAGGGAGGCCTGGTCGCCCGGCTGTCGCGCGACCAGGTGGGCGCGGCGGTGAGCGGAGGGGCGATCGGCGCCTCGAAGGCCACGGCCGTGTTCGAGCAGTGCGTCGCCGACATCGGCGGCCGGCTGCGGGCCGCGCACCTGTTCGCGGGCGAGCGCCGCCAGTGACGGCGCGCTGACGCGGGCGGACGGCTCAGCGGTTCACGGGGCCGGAGCCGCGGTTCAGGGAGCCAGCGCCGCGAGCCGCCGTGCCGCCTCCTCGAGCACCTCCATCCGCTTGCAGAACGCGAACCGGACCAGGGATGCGGTGCGCGCCGCGTACTCGCCCCGGCTGAACGCGCCGAGCGGCACGGCGACGACACCGGCGAGCTCCGGCAGCCGCCGGCACAGCTCGACGCCCTCGGGGAAGCCGAGCGGCGCTGCGTCGGCGACAACGAAGTAGGTCCCGTCCGAGGGGAAGACGCCGAAGCCGGCCGCCGAGAGCCCGGCGGAGAGCACGTCGCGCTTGTGGGCGAGAGCGTCGGCGATGCCGGTGAAGTAGGCGTCCGGCAGCCGGAGTCCCGCCGCGATCGCCGGCTGGAACGGCGCCCCGTTCACGTAGGTGAGGAACTGCTTCACGGCGAGGACGGCGGTGACGAGCTCGGGAGGCGCCGTCAGCCAGCCGACCTTCCATCCGGTCGTGTTGAAGGTCTTCCCGCCGGACGAGATCGCGATGGTGCGCTCGCGTGCGCCCGGCAGGGACTCGAGGGGGATGTGCTCCGGCCCGAACGTGAGGTGCTCGTAGACGGAGTCGGTGATGATCACAGCGTCGTGCCGTTCGGCCAGCTCGACGACGGTCGTGAGCGTCTCGCGGTCGAGCACCGTTCCCGTTGGATTGTGCGGCGTGTTCACGAGGATGGCGCGCGTGCGGTCGGTCACCGTCTCGCGCAGCCGGTCGAGGTCCGGCCGGAACGCCGGGGGCTCCAGCGGCACGGTGCGGTGGACGCCGCCCGCCAGGGCGATCACGGCGCCGTACTCGTCGTAGTAGGGCTCGAAGGTGACCACCTCGTCGCCCGGTTCGAGCAGGGCGAGCAACGTCGCTGCGATGGCCTCCGTCGCCCCCGCGGTGATGAGCACCTCGCGGTCCGGGTCGAGGTCGAGACCGTAGAAGCGCTTCTGGTGCTCTGCGACGGCCAGACGCAGGTCGGCGATGCCCATCCCGGGCGGATACTGGTTCTCGCCGGCGCGGATGGCGGCCACCGCGGCATCCAGCACGGCGGCGGGGCCGTCCTCGTCCGGGAAACCCTGACCGAGGTTGATCGCCCCCGTGCGTGCCGCCAGCGCACTCATCTCGGCGAAGATCGTCGGCCGCACGGAGCCGTCCGCCCCGAGCAGCCCTGCACCAGCGGCGGCGCGCCGCCAGCCTCCCGTGATCGTCATAGGACAACGCTACGGCCTTACTCGCATCCAACCCATTGGGTACGTTGGGGAGAGTCATCGACAGGCAGAAGGTCGCCCACAGCAACGGCAAATAGAACGCCCAGGTTCGCATCCCAAGCTGTCTGTGCTTGGAAGGAGCAACACACCATGACCGACACCCCGAACACCCCGGAGCCCGCGAAGCCCCAGCACGACGCCGACACCGACGCGGTCGTGGATGCTGCCGGCACTGAGAACACCGAGCACACCGAGGCAGCGGC
Proteins encoded:
- a CDS encoding response regulator, producing the protein MSERQKRVVIADDDDDIRGLMTIAANRAGVEIVAAVDNGSAALAAVQAGGIDLAVLDISMPGLNGVEVAEAIRADDLTRSTLILMVSASVQLLTDHGVVADRSDSFIVKPFSPRVLSTRIREMLDLEEPA
- a CDS encoding response regulator, with the protein product MASVVTKYRVVVVEDDPDVAFFMKTVLEKRADAVAIAVTDPSVALARIAEFEPDLVITDIEMPGITGLDLLKELRAEYPGMPVVVMTAHVSVDYAVSALRAQADEFLSKPVASAELVAIVNRLAAEGRIKRAAARRQVVLAVGAHPDDVEIGVGGILAAHRDAGNEVVILTLSRGARGGDANDRQHESLASAELLGARLFLEDLEDTHISAADPTVGIIERVVAEIQPDIVYTHSSHDRHQDHRAVHAATNVATRSVRTVCCYQSPSATIDFRPTRFVPIDGFTDTKLQLLDCFRSQTELRGYLEPDFVLATARYWSRFGGGKNCEPLEVMRDTADISVPASAIHSDARIAGNRLNRTAE
- a CDS encoding pyridoxal phosphate-dependent aminotransferase; protein product: MTITGGWRRAAAGAGLLGADGSVRPTIFAEMSALAARTGAINLGQGFPDEDGPAAVLDAAVAAIRAGENQYPPGMGIADLRLAVAEHQKRFYGLDLDPDREVLITAGATEAIAATLLALLEPGDEVVTFEPYYDEYGAVIALAGGVHRTVPLEPPAFRPDLDRLRETVTDRTRAILVNTPHNPTGTVLDRETLTTVVELAERHDAVIITDSVYEHLTFGPEHIPLESLPGARERTIAISSGGKTFNTTGWKVGWLTAPPELVTAVLAVKQFLTYVNGAPFQPAIAAGLRLPDAYFTGIADALAHKRDVLSAGLSAAGFGVFPSDGTYFVVADAAPLGFPEGVELCRRLPELAGVVAVPLGAFSRGEYAARTASLVRFAFCKRMEVLEEAARRLAALAP
- a CDS encoding ATP-grasp domain-containing protein; amino-acid sequence: MTDSPRTRVLVTGAGGPAGVAVIRSLLARDDVDVYAADMDGWASGLYLVEEGRRRIVPPGRSDGFVDALIAMSRADGIDVLFSTVDVELPGLAARRDELEAVGTKLAAPSHDTLVTCLDKFALVQRVGDQARVPVTRLLNAEGIGADWTFPVIIKPRSGAGSRGVRLIADRGTLEALGTDESIIIQENLPGEEFSVDVLAGLDGGVIAAVPRSRERVDSGVSIAGRTVRRPELSDTAAAVARAIGLTGVANVQLRYSSEGTPALLEVNPRFPGAMPLTIAAGVDMPSLLLDLVLGRPVPSAVDFEELANVRFLEDVFLAPADVLVSENAAHAEGLEE
- a CDS encoding sensor histidine kinase; translation: MTLDRWLSRLPLDSPSAFMKQVPTIVGFGIAVVIAVLPNGVPITNTSEFVAGVVLVAVASVLSLVVPWRRFAPEWAVVVPTLSLLAVGLLRLGTGSSASPFVVLTLLPFVWIASEEGRINIVIASLTTFVVLLAPLVVDGATRSVGDVVRAFFSPVIYLIVAIVINELAHRMRVQLAAAREAGERQETLLAQAVTAQDELVLNEARLKTANRLIQSIWNAVTEQSVIGTDLDGLIDVWNPGAEKMLGLTEKQVLDGRHHITDFHLPSELAERLQDMDARFTTVATTDEFSALVDTVRAGSADVRDWTYVRPDGKRVVVQVAATPRLDENGHRVGFIFVATDMTEAREFARLKDEFVGLISHELRTPLSSILGYLELLRDDDEDPLSEEQLQYLAVAERNAHRLLRLVGDLLFTAQVESGRFPLDIKDVELSSVVSASVESARPAAANAGVTLVAEVPDHTVAVRGDTLRLGQAVDNLVSNALKFTPSGGTVTVALRSDGSQAVIAVTDTGIGIPAVELSQLSQRFFRASTATRNAVPGVGLGLTITKAIVTAHGGRLDIASEEGVGTSISIVLPVETPAAVTGAIPRVEVTP
- a CDS encoding PHP domain-containing protein, with translation MSGTEAGRLPALLHGDFHVHSTFSDDARSTLAENIAAASAVGLRTIRLTDHVRASTAWVPEFLSAVAAEPVPDGLTVLTGVEAKLLHASGAVDTPSGLVVGPGGVDAVVIGDHQFPGTDGPWSPTATRERLDAGLAVDDALDLLIEGSIRAMERTPHAQLAHWFSILPKVGLDEARLGEERLLAWAQAAAATGTIVEVNEKWNCPGPDAIAALLDAGARIVASTDSHVATDVGRYERVPALLAEAADRAVAERPAAERPAAERPAAEREDAR
- a CDS encoding nitrilase-related carbon-nitrogen hydrolase; translated protein: MTDRPAELTIDDSTIAVAVAVAQFAPGDDRVRNRDTATGLIAVAASRGARLVVLPEYASYFTDPLGPSFARNAEPLDGEFVGALTAAAREHGLFVVAGLVERTDQSHRFSNTLVAVGPSGDVLATYRKQHLYDAFGAKESDWVVPGELDEPQTFAVDGVTVGLQTCYDLRFPEVTRRLADAGAQLVAVPAEWVRGPLKEFHWSTLLAARAIENTLYVAAADHPPSIGVGSSAILDPMGVTLAGLGDTTGVAVAEVSTARVREVRERNPALALRRYRVTPL